A region from the Halosolutus gelatinilyticus genome encodes:
- a CDS encoding DoxX family protein: MTAQTTTNIRKNIGNSRSRSRLVNYSLWIVQVALALIFLIAGVTKFVTPMEVMTAQLPMALPGAFILFIGAAEILGAIGLLLPGILHVREELTPLAAAGLVSIMVGATVLTLIDSGIVLALIPLAVGLLAAFVAYGRWHYLSP; this comes from the coding sequence ATGACCGCACAAACAACCACCAACATACGGAAGAACATCGGGAACTCGCGATCGAGGAGTCGGCTCGTCAACTATTCGCTGTGGATCGTACAGGTAGCGCTCGCGCTCATCTTCTTGATCGCGGGCGTCACGAAATTCGTTACGCCGATGGAGGTGATGACAGCACAACTGCCGATGGCGCTGCCGGGGGCGTTCATCCTGTTCATCGGCGCCGCCGAGATACTCGGCGCGATCGGGTTGCTCCTCCCCGGGATCTTACACGTCCGGGAGGAACTGACGCCGCTGGCCGCTGCGGGGCTGGTAAGTATCATGGTCGGCGCCACGGTGCTCACGCTCATCGATAGCGGTATCGTGCTGGCGCTGATTCCGTTGGCGGTGGGGCTTCTCGCAGCATTCGTCGCGTACGGCCGCTGGCACTACCTGTCGCCGTAA
- a CDS encoding winged helix DNA-binding domain-containing protein, giving the protein MNSEVLDRRALNRALLERQSLLRRRVLSADEAIERLVGMQAQEPDDPYVGLWSRLEGFHHEELSTLIADRGAVRASLMRVTIHLVTADDYLQIRPVVQSVLERGVYTNTARRAELETVDVDEVLAAGRALLEEEPRTQAEVRDLLEPRWPDADPTALAFAVRCLLPLVFVPPRGIWGESGPAALTTVERWLGESVPAADDALLDDLLRRYLAAFGPATVADARTWSGLTGLGDAFERLRPDLRTFADEDGRELFDVPDAPLPDPNTPAPPRFLPEFDNALLSHADRTRIVPADHWERFVDRRFGEGSVLVDGYFAGFWSVERDGDGATLLVEPLDPLDDETRAALLEEGRRLLAFVADDRDPEAVRFVAPD; this is encoded by the coding sequence ATGAACTCGGAAGTGCTCGATCGACGCGCACTCAACCGCGCGCTGCTGGAACGCCAGTCGCTGCTTCGCCGACGAGTGCTGTCCGCCGACGAGGCGATCGAGCGGCTCGTCGGGATGCAGGCCCAGGAGCCCGACGACCCGTACGTCGGGCTGTGGAGCAGACTCGAGGGGTTCCACCACGAGGAGCTGTCTACGTTGATCGCCGACCGGGGGGCCGTCCGCGCGTCGCTGATGCGCGTGACGATCCACCTGGTCACTGCCGACGACTACCTGCAGATCCGACCGGTCGTTCAGTCGGTACTCGAGCGGGGTGTCTACACCAATACCGCGCGACGGGCGGAGCTCGAGACGGTCGACGTGGACGAGGTGCTGGCGGCCGGCCGGGCGCTGCTCGAGGAGGAACCGCGAACCCAGGCCGAGGTGCGCGATCTGCTGGAACCCCGGTGGCCGGACGCCGACCCGACGGCGCTGGCGTTCGCAGTCCGGTGTCTGCTTCCGCTGGTGTTCGTTCCGCCGCGGGGAATCTGGGGTGAAAGCGGGCCGGCCGCGCTAACCACGGTCGAGCGCTGGCTCGGCGAGTCCGTCCCCGCGGCCGACGACGCCCTGCTGGACGACCTGCTCCGTCGGTACCTCGCCGCGTTCGGCCCAGCGACCGTCGCCGACGCGCGGACCTGGTCGGGACTGACAGGACTGGGCGACGCCTTCGAGCGGCTCCGCCCCGACCTGCGGACCTTCGCAGACGAGGACGGCAGGGAACTGTTCGACGTGCCCGACGCGCCGCTTCCCGACCCCAATACCCCTGCGCCGCCGCGCTTTCTCCCCGAGTTCGACAACGCACTGCTGTCCCACGCCGATCGGACGCGGATCGTTCCCGCCGACCACTGGGAACGGTTCGTCGACCGACGTTTCGGGGAGGGGAGCGTCCTCGTCGACGGGTATTTCGCCGGATTCTGGAGCGTCGAACGGGATGGCGACGGGGCGACGCTGCTCGTCGAACCGCTCGACCCGCTCGACGACGAGACGCGAGCCGCGCTGCTCGAGGAGGGGCGCCGGCTGCTCGCGTTCGTCGCCGACGATCGGGATCCGGAAGCCGTCCGGTTCGTCGCTCCCGACTGA
- a CDS encoding ATP-binding cassette domain-containing protein: protein MTEHDSRKRTVDLAGSSTLEGPASTNRGDADSAAMVGDRTPSEGSAIAARSDRDGALAIETEGLVKHFGDTKAVDGVDLTVPAGGIYGLLGPNGAGKTTMIRMLATLLRPDAGTARVFGRDVVADADAVRGRVSMTGQFASVDEDLTGRENLVLLARLLGYSRRDAKARTAELLDAFGLTEAATRQVKTYSGGMRRRLDIAASIVVTPELLFLDEPTTGLDPRNRSQVWEIIRALVANGTTVLLTTQYLEEADQLADRIAVIDDGRIVAEGTPGELKASIGSGVLNVRVRDPDQREEAGRALTRILDAPVDFESDPAALSARVADTDRIAHAFVELSRADIAVTDFSLGQPSLDEVFLSLTERDDRTEGIERDEAIAEEGSR, encoded by the coding sequence ATGACCGAACACGATTCGCGGAAGCGCACCGTCGACCTCGCAGGATCCTCGACCCTCGAGGGTCCGGCGTCGACGAACCGGGGCGACGCGGATTCCGCGGCGATGGTCGGCGATCGCACCCCGTCCGAGGGCTCGGCGATCGCCGCGCGCAGCGACCGAGATGGGGCGCTCGCGATCGAAACCGAGGGGCTCGTCAAGCACTTCGGGGACACGAAAGCCGTCGACGGAGTCGATCTGACCGTTCCCGCGGGCGGCATCTACGGCCTGCTAGGGCCGAACGGCGCCGGCAAGACGACGATGATTCGCATGCTCGCGACGCTGCTGCGGCCCGATGCGGGGACGGCCCGCGTGTTCGGTCGCGACGTGGTGGCCGACGCCGACGCGGTGCGCGGTCGAGTGAGCATGACCGGTCAGTTCGCGTCGGTGGACGAGGACCTCACCGGTCGCGAGAACCTCGTCCTACTCGCACGACTGCTCGGCTACTCGCGACGGGACGCCAAAGCGCGGACGGCGGAGCTCCTCGACGCCTTCGGGTTGACCGAGGCGGCGACGCGGCAGGTGAAGACGTACTCGGGCGGGATGCGCCGTCGCCTCGACATCGCCGCGAGCATCGTCGTCACCCCGGAGCTGCTGTTCCTCGATGAGCCGACTACCGGCCTCGACCCGCGGAATCGATCCCAGGTCTGGGAGATCATTCGAGCGCTCGTCGCCAACGGGACGACGGTGTTGCTGACCACGCAGTACCTGGAAGAGGCCGATCAGCTGGCCGATCGGATCGCCGTCATCGACGACGGGCGGATCGTCGCCGAGGGGACGCCGGGCGAGCTCAAGGCCTCGATCGGCTCGGGCGTGTTGAACGTCCGCGTGCGCGATCCGGACCAGCGCGAGGAGGCCGGACGAGCGTTGACTCGGATCCTCGATGCGCCGGTCGATTTCGAGTCGGACCCGGCGGCGCTGTCGGCCCGCGTGGCCGACACCGATCGCATCGCCCACGCGTTCGTGGAGCTGTCCCGAGCCGACATCGCGGTCACCGACTTCTCGCTCGGCCAGCCCAGCCTCGATGAGGTGTTCCTCTCGCTGACCGAGCGCGACGATCGCACTGAGGGGATCGAGCGCGACGAAGCGATCGCCGAGGAGGGATCCCGATGA
- a CDS encoding NAD(P)/FAD-dependent oxidoreductase: MVEDDFDGGRPDPDYDVIVVGGGPAGLSAALQLGRSLRSVLLCDSDEPRNGPASRAHGYLTRDGISPTKFRRLAREEVTAYESVDYRAAAVSSATDDSDRFRSTLETGETYSSRKLVLATGVTDVLPDIDGFERFWGSSVHRCPYCHGYELRGRPLGVHVDSAEKIEIAKLVYNLSDDLVVFTDGSDAFDDETRDAFVGQGVQFEDEPIAALDGSEGVLERVALEDGREINRRALYYFPGVTQHTALVEQFGLSLDSRNLVETDANGRTSIDGLFVAGDASDRYGWSLSLAAAEGSEIGAVINAELSAEPFASDE, from the coding sequence ATGGTTGAGGACGACTTCGACGGTGGAAGACCCGACCCGGATTACGACGTCATCGTTGTCGGTGGCGGTCCGGCGGGTCTTAGTGCCGCACTCCAACTGGGACGGTCGTTGCGCAGCGTTCTGCTCTGCGATAGCGACGAACCGCGGAACGGACCGGCCTCGCGCGCTCACGGGTACCTCACTCGCGACGGCATCAGTCCGACGAAATTCCGCCGATTGGCTCGGGAGGAGGTAACCGCCTACGAATCCGTCGACTATCGGGCGGCTGCGGTCAGCAGCGCCACCGACGATAGCGATCGGTTTCGAAGTACGCTCGAAACCGGCGAAACCTACTCGAGCCGGAAGCTCGTTCTCGCAACGGGTGTCACCGACGTCCTCCCCGATATCGATGGGTTCGAACGGTTCTGGGGGAGCAGCGTCCATCGCTGTCCGTACTGTCACGGGTACGAACTCCGCGGCCGACCGCTGGGCGTTCACGTCGATTCGGCCGAGAAGATCGAGATCGCGAAGCTCGTCTACAACCTGAGTGACGACCTCGTCGTCTTTACCGACGGTAGCGACGCGTTCGACGACGAGACCCGTGACGCGTTCGTCGGGCAGGGAGTTCAGTTCGAGGACGAACCGATCGCCGCTCTCGACGGGTCGGAAGGGGTGCTCGAACGCGTCGCGCTCGAAGACGGGCGAGAGATCAACCGGCGGGCCCTCTACTACTTTCCGGGGGTCACACAACACACCGCTCTCGTCGAGCAGTTCGGTCTCTCGCTCGATTCCCGGAACTTAGTGGAGACGGATGCCAACGGCCGGACGTCGATTGATGGACTCTTCGTCGCGGGCGATGCGTCGGATCGATACGGATGGTCGTTGAGTTTGGCCGCGGCTGAGGGAAGTGAGATCGGCGCCGTCATCAATGCGGAGCTGTCCGCCGAACCGTTCGCGAGCGACGAATAG
- a CDS encoding low temperature requirement protein A: MSETRLRPPQLRTDGTTDDNRHATWLELFFDLVFVVAIAQLAHRLHDDHTLIGVLGFVALFVPVWWAWIGSTFYATRFDTDDVEYRLLTAVEMFGVIALAVNVHGGLGETSRGFALAYVLVRSVLVFKYFRAHRHLPDVRSLTAPMGIGYTIAALIWLVSVFVPTPYRFGLWGVAIAIDIATPILVRRQHIDIPVHPTHIPERFGLFTIIVLGETIVSVVAGISIQEWAPTTILMAICSTVIAFSLWWLYFDNYDESALRTAREEGRMGTYFAWIYVHFPFAIGITAIGVGVLGVFTGGLADPLPPTERWLLAGSLALCLLSLGLLHRTTLSCAGRRPIAGVQSIYRFGTAALVLVVGIGGWWIPPIGFIALLTIACLLQIGVGYGIRGPTSTPSWAD, translated from the coding sequence ATGTCCGAGACGCGGCTTCGCCCCCCACAATTGCGAACGGACGGTACGACGGACGACAATCGGCACGCGACCTGGTTAGAACTGTTCTTCGACCTGGTCTTCGTCGTCGCCATCGCCCAACTCGCTCACCGGCTGCATGACGATCACACGTTGATCGGCGTCCTCGGATTCGTCGCGCTGTTCGTCCCCGTCTGGTGGGCGTGGATCGGCTCGACGTTCTACGCGACGCGATTCGACACGGACGACGTCGAATACCGGCTCCTGACGGCGGTCGAAATGTTCGGCGTCATCGCCCTCGCCGTCAACGTCCACGGGGGTCTCGGCGAGACGTCTCGAGGGTTCGCGCTCGCGTACGTGCTCGTCCGAAGCGTGCTCGTTTTCAAATACTTCCGGGCGCACCGCCACCTCCCTGACGTCCGTTCGCTCACGGCGCCGATGGGTATCGGCTACACGATCGCCGCGCTCATCTGGCTCGTCTCGGTGTTCGTCCCGACGCCCTACCGTTTCGGGCTGTGGGGGGTCGCAATCGCGATCGACATCGCGACGCCGATTCTCGTCCGTCGTCAGCACATCGATATCCCGGTTCATCCGACGCACATCCCCGAACGGTTCGGCCTGTTCACGATCATCGTCCTCGGCGAGACCATCGTCAGCGTCGTCGCCGGAATCTCGATCCAGGAGTGGGCGCCGACGACGATTCTGATGGCAATTTGCAGCACGGTGATCGCGTTCAGCCTCTGGTGGCTCTACTTCGACAACTACGACGAGTCGGCGCTTCGGACCGCCCGGGAGGAGGGTCGAATGGGGACGTACTTCGCGTGGATCTACGTCCACTTCCCGTTCGCGATCGGAATCACGGCGATCGGCGTCGGCGTACTCGGCGTGTTCACCGGCGGCCTCGCCGATCCGTTACCACCGACCGAACGGTGGCTCCTCGCCGGATCGCTCGCGCTGTGTCTCCTCTCCCTCGGCCTCCTTCACCGGACGACGCTCTCGTGTGCCGGCCGGCGGCCGATCGCCGGTGTGCAGTCGATCTACCGCTTCGGAACGGCTGCTCTCGTCCTCGTCGTCGGGATCGGGGGCTGGTGGATTCCGCCGATCGGGTTTATCGCGTTGCTGACGATCGCGTGTCTCCTCCAGATCGGCGTCGGATACGGCATTCGTGGACCGACCTCGACGCCCTCATGGGCCGATTGA
- a CDS encoding helix-turn-helix domain-containing protein, translating to MREFIFTVEYERGADPVMDVFIDNPDARARTISCHVSAEGLWRLDQITGPETALGRLDDLFTDPVHCNECIGERHCHTNWEYETLSSEPTCRLVYTYRPAGSDCWSIPHLASCYLGDGLICHAERRGNRYEWRLLLCDDAPAGDLYDALRDELRDGLGLGFQQVGDPSYWIDDAVAIAELPPEQRAAIDAALECGYYQTPREISLTDLAAELEVPLSTLQYRLQRAEAWIVRRFATRSTPGRE from the coding sequence ATGCGCGAGTTCATCTTTACCGTCGAGTACGAGCGAGGGGCCGATCCCGTGATGGACGTGTTCATCGATAATCCCGACGCTCGAGCGCGGACGATTTCGTGTCACGTGTCCGCCGAGGGACTGTGGCGTCTCGACCAGATCACCGGCCCCGAGACAGCGCTCGGCCGGTTGGACGATCTCTTCACCGACCCGGTTCACTGCAACGAGTGCATCGGCGAGCGACACTGCCACACGAACTGGGAGTACGAAACGCTCTCGAGCGAGCCGACGTGCCGGCTGGTCTACACGTACCGGCCGGCGGGAAGCGACTGCTGGTCGATTCCGCACCTCGCGAGTTGTTACCTCGGCGACGGACTGATCTGCCACGCCGAACGGCGCGGAAATCGGTACGAGTGGCGATTGCTCCTCTGCGACGACGCTCCCGCCGGCGACCTGTACGACGCGCTTCGGGACGAACTCCGAGACGGGCTCGGCCTGGGATTTCAGCAGGTCGGCGATCCGTCCTACTGGATCGACGACGCGGTTGCCATCGCCGAACTGCCGCCCGAGCAGCGCGCCGCGATCGACGCGGCCCTCGAGTGTGGGTACTATCAGACCCCGCGCGAAATCTCGCTGACGGATCTCGCCGCGGAGTTGGAGGTCCCGCTGTCGACGCTCCAGTATCGGCTGCAGCGGGCCGAAGCGTGGATCGTTCGGCGCTTCGCAACCCGGTCGACACCCGGCCGAGAGTAG
- a CDS encoding universal stress protein, translating to MSEVPTPTPIDAPERPARPTVIVPVDDSERSRRAVVTAATEFDDVELVVLYVLEPYVAMSVTEPAVWDDEFAPRREREAKRVLEDYRDLAASHGADVRTELARETQTRAIINASEKFGADRAIVARPRGTGFRGKLTNLLLEIAGKRALTSVTIVDPRNAEGASD from the coding sequence ATGAGCGAAGTACCGACGCCGACACCGATCGACGCTCCCGAACGACCCGCGAGACCGACCGTTATCGTTCCGGTCGACGATTCCGAACGGTCCCGCCGAGCGGTCGTCACCGCGGCGACCGAATTCGACGATGTCGAACTCGTCGTTCTCTACGTCCTCGAACCGTACGTCGCGATGTCGGTCACCGAGCCGGCGGTGTGGGACGACGAGTTCGCGCCCCGTCGGGAACGCGAGGCGAAACGAGTACTCGAGGACTATCGAGACCTCGCCGCTTCGCACGGTGCGGACGTCCGGACCGAACTCGCACGGGAGACACAGACGCGAGCGATTATCAATGCGAGCGAGAAATTCGGCGCGGATCGAGCGATCGTCGCTCGCCCGAGAGGGACCGGCTTCCGAGGGAAACTTACGAACCTCCTGCTCGAAATCGCGGGAAAACGAGCGCTCACGTCCGTAACTATCGTCGATCCTCGTAACGCGGAGGGCGCCTCAGATTGA
- a CDS encoding alpha/beta fold hydrolase has protein sequence MAKRDTHSTRAGTVRSEDGTTIAFERTGAGDPILLVGGALTDRSASAPLAAHLAPQFSVYAYDRRGRGDSGDAESYVVEREVEDLEALVEEAGGSAFVFGKSSGAVLALEAAARGLDISKLALYEPPFRVDEGGPRPPADLAARVEDRLSDDRRGDAVELFLTKAVGMPADAVAEMRNEPTWPAIEETAPTLVYDLTVVGDGALPTDRLESVAVPTLAIDGTESPAWARHATRAVADALPDARYRSLAGQTHNIAPDALAPVVAELFAR, from the coding sequence ATGGCGAAACGCGACACTCACAGCACTCGCGCGGGAACCGTGCGTTCGGAAGACGGAACCACCATCGCGTTCGAACGAACGGGAGCGGGCGATCCGATACTGCTGGTCGGCGGCGCGCTCACCGATCGCTCGGCGAGCGCACCGTTGGCCGCACACCTGGCACCGCAGTTCTCCGTCTACGCCTACGACCGTCGCGGCCGAGGCGATAGCGGCGACGCGGAATCGTACGTGGTCGAGCGGGAGGTCGAAGACCTCGAGGCGCTCGTCGAGGAGGCGGGCGGATCGGCGTTCGTCTTCGGAAAGTCCTCTGGTGCGGTCCTCGCACTGGAGGCGGCGGCTCGCGGGCTCGACATCTCGAAACTGGCGCTGTACGAACCGCCCTTCCGCGTCGACGAGGGCGGACCCCGACCGCCGGCGGACCTCGCGGCGCGAGTCGAGGACCGCCTCTCGGACGATCGCCGGGGCGACGCGGTCGAGCTATTTCTGACGAAAGCCGTCGGGATGCCCGCCGACGCGGTCGCCGAGATGCGAAACGAACCGACGTGGCCGGCGATCGAAGAGACCGCGCCGACGCTCGTCTACGACCTCACCGTCGTCGGGGACGGGGCGTTGCCGACCGATCGGCTGGAGTCCGTCGCGGTCCCGACGCTCGCGATAGACGGCACGGAGAGTCCGGCGTGGGCGCGTCACGCGACGCGGGCGGTCGCGGACGCCCTGCCCGATGCGCGATACCGTTCGCTGGCGGGTCAGACCCACAACATCGCGCCGGACGCGCTCGCGCCCGTGGTAGCCGAGCTCTTCGCCCGCTAA
- a CDS encoding M24 family metallopeptidase → MTDLSISESEYRERKRALLERAEADGYDGLVLFGSLNIHYASGMYHLPTERPVALGIADERVEAVVPRLEREHAARDDFLIDGVTSYFEYPQDEPMESVAEMCDRLGIADGAIAVDSDGSPARNGYTGPALSSVVAADVGVEAYVTELRETKSDHEIELIREASVWANLGHRLLQERIEVGRRPIEVRAEVEAEAVKTMLDTLGDRYEMRSWANPMQCLFTTGDVTALPHSMDQTTRIERGDNVVTIVKPTVGGYTTELERTMFVGEASDDQRTYFEIMRESQEIAIDAIAPGVEYAAVEEAVVDYYEEQGVIEYTQHHVGHNIGLEGHERPFLDVASEGTIRPGELFTVEPGFYVPGLGGFRHSDTVAVTEDGTETLTYYPRDLERLIV, encoded by the coding sequence ATGACAGATCTCTCGATCTCCGAATCAGAATACCGCGAACGCAAACGGGCGCTGCTGGAGCGAGCCGAAGCGGACGGATACGACGGCCTCGTTCTGTTCGGCTCGCTGAACATCCACTACGCGAGCGGGATGTACCACTTGCCGACGGAACGGCCGGTCGCACTCGGTATCGCCGACGAGCGAGTCGAGGCGGTCGTCCCTCGCCTGGAACGAGAGCACGCCGCCCGAGACGACTTCCTGATCGACGGCGTGACGTCGTACTTCGAGTATCCGCAGGACGAGCCGATGGAGTCGGTCGCCGAGATGTGCGATCGACTCGGAATCGCAGACGGCGCGATCGCGGTCGATTCCGACGGCAGCCCGGCGCGGAACGGGTACACCGGTCCCGCGCTCTCGTCGGTCGTCGCTGCGGACGTCGGCGTCGAAGCGTACGTCACGGAACTGCGGGAGACGAAGAGCGACCACGAGATCGAACTCATTCGGGAGGCGAGCGTCTGGGCCAACCTCGGCCACCGGCTCCTGCAAGAGCGGATCGAGGTCGGGCGTCGCCCCATCGAGGTCCGGGCCGAAGTCGAGGCCGAGGCCGTAAAGACGATGCTCGATACGCTCGGCGATCGGTACGAGATGCGCTCGTGGGCGAACCCGATGCAGTGTCTGTTCACGACGGGCGACGTGACCGCGCTTCCGCACAGCATGGACCAGACGACGAGGATCGAACGCGGCGACAACGTCGTCACCATCGTCAAACCGACCGTCGGCGGCTACACGACCGAACTCGAGCGGACGATGTTCGTCGGGGAGGCGAGCGACGACCAGCGGACGTACTTCGAGATCATGCGGGAATCGCAGGAGATCGCGATCGACGCGATCGCGCCGGGCGTGGAGTACGCCGCGGTCGAGGAGGCCGTCGTCGACTACTACGAGGAACAGGGGGTCATCGAGTACACCCAACACCACGTCGGCCACAACATCGGTCTGGAGGGACACGAACGCCCGTTTCTCGACGTCGCCTCCGAGGGCACGATCCGGCCGGGCGAACTGTTCACCGTCGAACCGGGGTTCTACGTCCCCGGACTGGGCGGCTTTCGCCACTCGGATACCGTGGCGGTGACCGAAGACGGAACGGAGACGCTGACGTACTATCCTCGCGATCTCGAGCGTCTGATCGTTTGA
- a CDS encoding ABC transporter permease, with amino-acid sequence MTSENGAAEPDAETIRSAVSNQPRPPRPSAVSASLTFGWRALLKIKHVPEQLFDVTVFPIMFLLLFTYLFGGALAGSTSAYLQDLLPGILAMTVVFITIYTGITLNDDVDEGVFDRFRTLPVWQPAVIVGALLGDAVRYTMASTIVIVLGLVLGFRPDGGAVGVLSAVALLLVFSFSLSWIWTALGFVMRSPESLMASSMMILFPLTFVSNVFVDPRTMPWWLEAFVDVNPVSHLVTAMRGLMHGTATTGEVGIVLLMSAVLVAVFAPVTMYLFRNQT; translated from the coding sequence ATGACGTCCGAAAACGGCGCCGCCGAGCCCGACGCGGAGACTATTCGATCGGCGGTGTCGAACCAGCCGCGGCCGCCGCGACCGAGCGCCGTCTCCGCGTCGCTCACGTTCGGCTGGCGGGCGCTGCTGAAGATCAAGCACGTCCCCGAGCAGCTGTTCGACGTCACCGTCTTCCCGATCATGTTCCTGCTGCTGTTCACCTACCTGTTCGGCGGCGCGCTGGCCGGCTCGACGAGCGCGTACCTGCAGGACCTCCTTCCCGGAATCCTGGCCATGACGGTCGTCTTCATCACCATCTACACCGGGATCACCCTGAACGACGACGTGGACGAGGGGGTCTTCGACCGGTTCCGGACGCTCCCGGTCTGGCAACCCGCGGTCATCGTCGGTGCCCTGCTCGGCGACGCCGTGCGGTACACGATGGCCTCGACGATCGTCATCGTCCTCGGGTTGGTGCTCGGCTTCCGGCCGGACGGCGGGGCCGTCGGCGTGCTGTCGGCGGTGGCGCTCCTGCTGGTGTTCTCCTTTAGCCTCTCGTGGATCTGGACCGCCCTCGGGTTCGTGATGCGGAGTCCCGAATCGCTCATGGCCTCGAGCATGATGATCCTGTTCCCGCTAACGTTCGTCAGCAACGTCTTCGTCGATCCGCGGACGATGCCGTGGTGGCTCGAGGCGTTCGTCGACGTCAACCCCGTTAGTCACCTCGTTACGGCGATGCGCGGATTGATGCACGGGACCGCGACGACCGGCGAAGTTGGGATCGTGCTGCTCATGTCCGCGGTGCTCGTCGCGGTGTTCGCTCCCGTCACGATGTACCTCTTCCGCAATCAGACGTAG
- a CDS encoding low temperature requirement protein A, which yields MWLTHVYYGDVFDTGDLLYSVTTLLAMFGVLLWLTTFSGVFHGRTTVFVFGYLTLRIVNALSCVLLGWIDSPQPGSRIDSRSGTAPASCFGSVRYSAAAPCSILVKPREMARIGRQTIRRDRRGTTATWIGRRWPSGRRNPILRPSRGSI from the coding sequence GTGTGGCTCACGCACGTGTACTACGGCGACGTGTTCGATACGGGCGATCTCCTCTACTCGGTCACGACGCTCCTGGCGATGTTCGGCGTCCTCCTCTGGTTGACGACGTTTAGCGGCGTGTTCCACGGCAGAACTACCGTCTTCGTGTTCGGCTATCTCACCCTCCGGATCGTCAACGCGCTCTCGTGCGTTCTACTCGGGTGGATCGATTCGCCGCAACCCGGTTCACGGATCGATTCGCGATCAGGAACTGCGCCGGCTTCGTGTTTTGGATCGGTTCGTTACTCGGCGGCGGCGCCCTGCAGTATCCTCGTGAAGCCCCGTGAAATGGCCCGGATCGGTCGACAAACGATTCGGCGGGATCGACGCGGTACAACGGCGACGTGGATCGGCCGTCGGTGGCCGTCCGGGCGACGGAATCCGATCCTGCGCCCCTCTAGAGGGTCAATCTGA